A stretch of Rhododendron vialii isolate Sample 1 chromosome 4a, ASM3025357v1 DNA encodes these proteins:
- the LOC131323985 gene encoding protein FAR-RED IMPAIRED RESPONSE 1-like yields the protein MHSYFMKMKADNSDFFFAMDLDDKGRLRNVFWADARSRAAYKEFGDVVTFDTTYLVNKYDMPFAPFVGVNHHGQSVLLGCGLISHEDTKSFSWLFKTWMTCMWGCAPKAIITDQCIAMKNAIEDVFSNTRHRWCIWHILKKVPEKLGKYDAYKSISPSLHSVVYDSLTKDEFEDAWEVFIKKYELQDNEWLHGLYLERNRWVPAFVKDVFWAGMSSTQRSESMNSYFDDYINSKTTLKQFVEQYENALARKVDNEKNEDTKSSQSYIPCIIEDGDDVWSEYEVKEWITYGEEKKRKRVSFIVDFNGETNEANCNCRLFEFKGMVCRHQLIVFHDRGIQRVPNKYVLKRWRKDVKMVHTKIRINYDNSSRTIQARRYDNMCNLFNEVADLAEDCEEKYAKVMGRLRELKQELLESSVVCGSNIVFGTPNDSFSFGDEILGSKESKIILDSEPLRRKGRPPSKRKQGFVEKIGKKKREPKKKTLSNEKTKEIENIADGHVFGTQESVGNVNVRNFSFC from the exons ATGCATAGTTATTTCATGAAGATGAAAGCTGACAATTCTGACTTCTTTTTTGCCATGGATTTGGATGATAAGGGTCGATTGAGGAATGTATTCTGGGCTGATGCAAGGAGTAGGGCGGCTTATAAGGAATTTGGTGATGTTGTGACATTTGACACAACATACTTGGTAAACAAGTATGACATGCCTTTTGCTCCATTTGTAGGCGTCAATCATCATGGTCAATCGGTATTATTGGGATGTGGACTCATATCTCATGAAGACACCAAGTCATTCTCATGGTTATTTAAGACTTGGATGACGTGCATGTGGGGTTGTGCTCCTAAAGCAATTATTACCGATCAATGTATAGCCATGAAGAATGCTATAGAAGACGTATTTTCTAACACCCGACACCGGTGGTGCATATGGCATATCTTGAAAAAGGTGCCAGAAAAGTTAGGAAAGTACGATGCATATAAATCAATTTCACCTTCTTTGCACAGTGTGGTTTATGATTCACTTACAAAAGATGAATTTGAGGATGCTTGGGAGGTGTTTATCAAAAAGTACGAACTTCAAGATAATGAATGGTTACATGGATTGTACTTAGAGAGGAACCGATGGGTGCCGGCTTTTGTGAAAGATGTATTTTGGGCGGGAATGTCATCCACACAAAGAAGTGAGAGCATGAATTCTTATTTTGACGATTACATCAATTCGAAAACGACCTTGAAGCAATTTGTCGAGCAATATGAGAATGCATTGGCGAGAAAGGTAgacaatgaaaaaaatgaagatacgAAAAGTTCGCAATCTTACATCCCATGCATAATTGAAGATGG ggatgaTGTTTGGTCAGAGTATGAGGTAAAAGAGTGGATTACATatggagaagagaaaaagagaaaacgtGTGTCATTTATCGTCGATTTTAATGGCGAGACCAATGAAGCCAATTGTAATTGTCGATTGTTTGAATTTAAAGGAATGGTGTGTAGACATCAATTGATAGTATTCCATGATAGGGGAATTCAAAGAGTACCTAATAAGTATGTCTtgaaaagatggagaaaagatgTGAAGATGGTCCACACCAAAATTCGAATCAACTACGATAACTCATCAAGGACAATTCAAGCACGTCGGTATGACAACATGTGCAATCTCTTTAATGAGGTTGCCGATTTGGCGGAAGATTGTGAAGAGAAATATGCTAAGGTGATGGGACGGCTACGGGAGCTAAAACAAGAATTACTTGAATCTTCGGTTGTTTGTGGAAGTAATATAGTTTTCGGTACTCCTAATGATTCCTTTTCATTTGGAGATGAAATTCTAGGTTCCAAAGAGAGTAAGATCATCCTTGACTCGGAACCTCTTCGTCGAAAAGGGAGACCGCCGTCTAAAAGAAAgcaaggttttgttgaaaaaattggtaagaagaaaagagaaccaaaaaagaagacattGTCTAATGAAAAAACGAAG GAGATTGAGAATATTGCGGATGGCCATGTGTTTGGGACACAAGAGAGTGTTGGAAATGTAAATGTAAgaaacttttctttttgctaa
- the LOC131323984 gene encoding uncharacterized protein LOC131323984, with protein sequence MALPSLVVVKSNYNHKYLRYIHEDGEVHGLVQFSGEEIVSPYAKFAVEAAKYGQGLVHIRCCYNNKYWQRSSEDDLWIAAVGDQPEEDQCKWSCTLFEPLYVEAASTGTDAKTVRFRHVQLGNYACLWRAAAPHESCLCAAVPTVDGDSCDVYTIVNWQSVLILPKKVAFKGSNGNFLTSSWIEGYPYLASTCSDIGDITVGNEVIATGDGSVRIKSDYHGRFWRRSPNWIWADNASNSNEDSDTLFWPIKVDSSNVIALRNLGNNNFCKLLTTEGKTDCLNAAVSTITKEARLEVHETVFSRRIYNCNYRLTDARIYGETFLTMATGEATNYNDEASSFSIKLSYTKTKSSTWNYSVSLKLGVKTTFETGLPYILDGKVEVSAEVTGTKGWGETETSTTTVETVYNVTVPPKTKVTVSALAKQGTCDVPFSYSQTDNLPDGTSITYNMDDGVYTGINSYNFRYETKEEKL encoded by the coding sequence atgGCATTGCCAAGCCTTGTGGTGGTCAAATCAAACTACAACCACAAATATTTGCGCTACATCCACGAAGATGGAGAGGTGCACGGGTTAGTCCAATTCTCCGGAGAGGAGATTGTGAGTCCGTACGCCAAGTTCGCAGTGGAGGCGGCAAAGTATGGACAGGGACTGGTGCACATTCGATGCTGTTACAACAACAAATACTGGCAAAGGAGTTCGGAGGACGACCTGTGGATCGCTGCGGTGGGTGACCAACCGGAGGAAGACCAATGCAAATGGTCATGCACGTTGTTCGAGCCCCTCTATGTAGAGGCTGCCAGTACTGGTACTGATGCTAAAACAGTACGATTTCGCCATGTCCAGCTTGGGAACTATGCGTGCTTGTGGAGGGCTGCCGCCCCACACGAGTCATGCCTGTGTGCAGCAGTACCAACGGTTGACGGTGACTCGTGTGATGTCTACACTATCGTTAATTGGCAATCAGTCTTGATACTGCCAAAAAAAGTAGCATTCAAGGGCTCTAACGGCAACTTCCTCACCTCCTCCTGGATCGAGGGCTATCCATATCTGGCATCCACATGCAGCGACATTGGAGATATAACAGTTGGGAACGAGGTCATTGCCACTGGCGATGGGAGCGTCCGAATCAAGTCCGATTACCACGGCAGATTTTGGAGGCGTAGCCCTAATTGGATATGGGCTGACAACGCAAGCAACTCCAATGAAGACTCCGACACCTTATTTTGGCCGATTAAAGTAGATAGCAGCAATGTAATTGCTCTCCGCAACTTGGGTAACAACAATTTCTGTAAGTTACTAACCACGGAGGGTAAGACAGATTGTCTTAATGCCGCTGTCTCCACCATTACCAAAGAAGCACGGTTGGAGGTGCACGAAACTGTTTTCTCAAGGAGAATCTATAATTGCAATTATCGCCTCACAGATGCCAGGATCTACGGAGAAACCTTCCTCACCATGGCCACCGGAGAAGCCACTAACTACAACGATGAGGCAAGCTCCTTCAGCATAAAGCTCTCGTACACAAAGACTAAGAGCAGTACTTGGAATTATAGCGTTTCATTGAAGTTGGGTGTCAAAACAACCTTCGAAACAGGCCTTCCGTACATCCTGGATGGAAAGGTTGAAGTTTCCGCTGAGGTTACCGGAACAAAGGGGTGGGGAGAAACTGAGACTTCAACAACCACAGTGGAGACTGTGTACAATGTTACCGTGCCACCAAAAACTAAGGTGACGGTAAGTGCGCTAGCCAAGCAGGGTACATGTGACGTTCCCTTCTCCTACTCTCAGACCGACAATCTTCCTGACGGGACATCTATTACTTACAACATGGACGACGGCGTTTACACTGGTATCAATTCCTACAACTTCCGTTACGAGACCAAAGAAGAAAAGCTGTGA